A window from Bacillota bacterium encodes these proteins:
- the acsC gene encoding acetyl-CoA decarbonylase/synthase complex subunit gamma: MGLTGLDIYRQLPKKNCGECGPPTCLAFAMALASGKAALESCPYVSDAAKEALGAASAPPIRLVKVGTGDVAVALGDETVIFRHDKTFFHETGVAVEVSDQLSEGDLAAKLAKINDLHFERVGLHYTVNLVAVKHEGGGADQFKAAVDKVAANTKFPLILMTEDPEAMDKAAAGVAAAKPLLCAATAGNFDQLLEVAKKHACPLVIRGKNLEEAAALAEKAAAAGCKDLVIDSGSREMSRVLADLTQIRRLSIKKKFRPLGYPTIAFPSADDPYLEILQANYYVGKYAGIVVVKTAEKAHILPLLTWRQNIYTDPQKPIQVEPKLHEVGAVAPDSPVYITTNFSLTYYTVEGEVAASKIPAFILPVNTDGTSVLTSWASGKFSAESISDAIKNSGLEQKVNHRNCVLPGYVAVLSGKLTELSGWKVAVGPREAAGIPSFAKARFAS; encoded by the coding sequence GTGGGTCTCACCGGTCTCGACATCTACAGACAACTGCCCAAGAAGAACTGCGGAGAGTGCGGACCCCCGACCTGTCTGGCCTTCGCCATGGCCCTCGCTTCCGGCAAAGCGGCCCTCGAATCCTGCCCCTACGTCTCCGACGCGGCCAAGGAAGCCCTCGGGGCGGCCTCGGCTCCGCCCATCCGTCTGGTCAAGGTGGGGACCGGCGACGTCGCCGTGGCCCTGGGCGACGAGACGGTCATCTTCCGCCACGACAAGACCTTCTTCCACGAAACCGGCGTGGCCGTCGAGGTCTCCGACCAGCTCTCCGAGGGCGACCTGGCGGCCAAGCTGGCCAAGATCAACGACCTTCACTTCGAGCGGGTCGGCCTGCACTATACGGTCAACCTGGTCGCCGTCAAGCACGAGGGCGGCGGCGCCGATCAGTTCAAGGCGGCCGTCGATAAGGTCGCCGCGAACACCAAGTTCCCGCTGATCCTGATGACCGAGGACCCGGAGGCCATGGACAAGGCGGCCGCCGGTGTCGCCGCGGCCAAGCCGCTCCTCTGCGCGGCCACCGCCGGGAACTTCGACCAACTGCTTGAAGTGGCCAAGAAGCACGCCTGCCCGCTGGTCATCCGAGGGAAGAACCTGGAGGAAGCGGCCGCTCTGGCCGAGAAGGCCGCCGCGGCCGGCTGCAAGGACCTGGTCATCGACTCCGGTAGCCGGGAGATGTCCAGGGTCCTGGCCGACCTGACCCAGATCCGGCGACTGTCGATCAAGAAGAAGTTCCGCCCGCTGGGTTACCCGACCATCGCCTTCCCGTCGGCCGACGACCCGTATCTCGAGATCCTTCAAGCCAACTATTACGTGGGCAAGTACGCCGGCATCGTCGTGGTCAAGACGGCGGAGAAGGCCCACATCCTGCCCCTCCTGACCTGGCGGCAGAACATCTACACCGACCCGCAGAAGCCGATCCAGGTGGAGCCAAAGCTCCACGAGGTCGGCGCGGTCGCCCCCGACTCGCCCGTCTACATCACGACCAACTTCTCACTGACCTACTACACGGTGGAAGGCGAAGTCGCCGCCTCGAAGATCCCGGCCTTCATCCTGCCGGTGAACACCGACGGCACATCGGTCCTGACCTCCTGGGCTTCCGGCAAGTTCTCGGCGGAGAGCATCTCCGACGCCATCAAGAACTCCGGCCTGGAGCAGAAGGTCAACCACCGGAACTGCGTCCTCCCGGGCTACGTGGCCGTCCTCTCCGGCAAGCTCACCGAGCTATCGGGCTGGAAGGTCGCCGTCGGACCGCGCGAGGCCGCGGGGATCCCAAGCTTTGCCAAGGCCAGGTTCGCATCCTAG
- the acsB gene encoding acetyl-CoA decarbonylase/synthase complex subunit alpha/beta, with amino-acid sequence MPVTLEDFERIYAGAVDENHPAPLNLFKKAYDGTIIALSYAEILLDKAIRLYGADHPVAYPDTAYYLPVVTALSGEKVQKLGDLVPILNRMRTQVKEPLTFENARLWGESTLYAAEIIEAVHTVEEDEPKVEPWTGFLGDPVVRRYGIKLVDWTIPGQAVLVGRARTSKDAAKIVSELMGAGMMIFLSDEIIEQLIEENLKLGIDYIAFPLGNFTQVVHAVNFALRAGLAFGGIPPGMREDMRDYQRRRVRAFVIQLGEIDDVKVAAHMGAIFLGFPVITDQEIAKEDQLSDWWVSHPNYDDLVAFAMELRGIKLTNIKIDIPLNFGPAFEGETIRRADVAAEMGGGKAPAFELVRMVGQEEIQDGKITVVGPEIDEIPEGGASPLGIVADIYGRKMQEDFESVLERRIHYFVNYAEGLWHVAQRDLCWLRVSKEAKAKGFKFKHYGDILIAKFKSEFPAIVDRVQVTIITDPKIVDEKLAEARAKYRSRDDRMRGLTDDKVEEFYSCTLCQSFAPNHFCVVAPERVGLCGAVSWLDGKASFEINPAGPNKPIPKGECLDALKGMWKSVNEAVYVGSNRNIEEVNLYSFMDKPMTSCGCFEAIMAVLPEANGLMITTREHKGMTPCGMTFSTLAGTVGGGLQTPGFMGIGRTYLISRRFIAADGGLGRIVWMPKELKNFLHDDLVARANEAGLGEDFIDKIADESVGTTVEQILPFLEEKGHPALTMAPIM; translated from the coding sequence ATGCCTGTAACCCTTGAAGACTTCGAAAGGATCTATGCGGGGGCCGTCGACGAGAACCACCCGGCTCCGCTGAACCTGTTCAAAAAGGCCTACGACGGGACGATCATCGCCCTCTCGTACGCCGAAATCCTGCTGGACAAGGCGATCCGGCTGTACGGTGCGGACCACCCCGTGGCCTACCCCGATACCGCCTACTACCTCCCCGTGGTCACCGCCCTCTCCGGCGAGAAGGTCCAGAAGCTGGGCGACCTCGTCCCCATCCTCAACCGGATGCGGACCCAGGTCAAGGAGCCGCTGACCTTCGAGAACGCCCGCCTGTGGGGCGAGTCGACCCTCTACGCGGCCGAGATCATCGAGGCCGTCCATACCGTGGAGGAGGACGAACCGAAGGTCGAGCCGTGGACCGGTTTCCTCGGCGACCCGGTCGTCCGCCGTTACGGCATCAAGCTCGTCGACTGGACCATCCCCGGCCAGGCGGTCCTCGTCGGTAGGGCCCGGACCTCGAAGGACGCGGCCAAGATCGTGAGCGAATTGATGGGCGCCGGGATGATGATCTTCCTCTCCGACGAGATCATCGAACAGCTCATCGAGGAGAACCTCAAGCTCGGCATCGACTACATCGCCTTCCCGCTGGGTAACTTCACCCAGGTCGTCCACGCCGTGAACTTCGCCCTCCGGGCCGGCCTGGCCTTCGGCGGCATCCCGCCCGGGATGCGCGAGGACATGCGCGATTATCAGCGCCGCCGGGTTCGCGCCTTCGTCATCCAGCTCGGCGAGATTGACGACGTCAAGGTCGCCGCCCACATGGGGGCCATCTTCCTCGGCTTCCCGGTCATCACCGACCAGGAGATCGCCAAGGAGGATCAGCTTAGCGACTGGTGGGTGTCGCACCCCAACTACGATGACCTGGTCGCCTTCGCCATGGAACTCCGCGGGATCAAGCTGACCAACATCAAGATCGACATCCCGCTGAACTTCGGTCCCGCCTTCGAGGGCGAGACCATCCGCCGGGCCGACGTCGCCGCGGAGATGGGCGGCGGCAAGGCCCCGGCCTTCGAGCTCGTCCGGATGGTCGGCCAGGAGGAGATCCAGGACGGCAAGATCACCGTCGTCGGGCCGGAGATCGACGAGATCCCCGAGGGCGGCGCCTCGCCGCTGGGGATCGTGGCCGACATTTACGGCCGCAAGATGCAGGAGGACTTCGAGTCGGTCCTCGAGCGCCGGATCCACTACTTCGTCAACTACGCCGAGGGTCTCTGGCACGTCGCCCAGCGCGACCTGTGCTGGCTCCGCGTGTCCAAGGAAGCCAAGGCCAAGGGCTTCAAGTTCAAGCACTACGGCGATATCCTGATCGCCAAGTTCAAGTCGGAGTTCCCGGCCATCGTCGACCGGGTCCAGGTGACCATCATCACCGACCCGAAGATCGTCGATGAAAAGCTGGCCGAGGCTCGGGCCAAGTACCGCTCGCGCGACGACCGGATGCGCGGCCTGACCGACGACAAGGTCGAGGAGTTTTACAGCTGCACCCTTTGCCAGTCCTTCGCCCCGAACCACTTCTGTGTGGTCGCCCCCGAGCGGGTCGGCCTCTGCGGCGCGGTCTCCTGGCTGGACGGCAAGGCCTCCTTCGAGATCAACCCGGCCGGCCCGAACAAGCCCATTCCCAAGGGCGAGTGCCTCGACGCGCTCAAGGGGATGTGGAAGAGCGTCAACGAGGCCGTCTATGTCGGCTCGAACCGGAACATCGAAGAGGTCAATCTGTACAGCTTCATGGACAAGCCGATGACCTCGTGCGGCTGCTTCGAGGCGATTATGGCGGTCCTCCCCGAGGCCAACGGGCTGATGATCACCACCCGCGAGCACAAGGGGATGACCCCCTGCGGGATGACCTTCTCGACCCTGGCCGGCACGGTCGGCGGTGGGTTGCAGACCCCGGGCTTCATGGGGATCGGGCGGACCTACCTGATCAGCCGGCGGTTCATCGCCGCCGACGGCGGGCTCGGCCGGATCGTCTGGATGCCGAAGGAACTGAAGAACTTCCTCCACGACGACCTCGTCGCCAGAGCCAACGAGGCGGGTCTCGGCGAGGACTTCATCGACAAGATCGCCGACGAGTCCGTCGGGACCACGGTCGAGCAGATCCTGCCGTTCCTCGAAGAGAAGGGCCACCCGGCCCTGACCATGGCCCCGATCATGTGA